Proteins from one Leptospira bourretii genomic window:
- a CDS encoding sodium:solute symporter family protein: MISFHTLDFVFFLFPFVVILLLLFRFRSKQKSTKEYFQAEGSLSWFVAGTAMVATTFAADTPLAVTEIIRGQGIAGNWIWWYMAVGGFITVFFFSRLWKRSGASTDLELIGLRYSGKEADFLRGFKAFVIGFLLNLVILGWVNLAMLKIIPVFFPTMTSSHILVYLLLFGVFYTSIAGLRGISYIDVFQFFLAWFGCILFAYYAINLPTIGGVEGLKSKLNENKILFFPNGLEGSLPWDHFLILLTVLWWSSWYPGSEPGGGGYIAQRILATKDENAALKGSLWFVVAHYFVRPWPWILVALVSIVLYPNLTEVESGKGFLMVLQEGMPNGMMGLMLSAFLAAYLSTLATHLNWGASYLVNDLWKPMIQKGRSDSYYLKVSYGIQIITAVCSYFLAVYGMDTIKGAWVFLLEASSGIGFILIARWFFWRISAWTEIFAFILSPILYLLFSVYLKIGFPYSILCTAVSSAIVLIVSTYFLPNTDRNVLFQFYDRTKPPYFFWKGLFVTEKNRKQIIYPNELFVSLVGTISGLFFVFGGLYTVQCLLWNEGLLIIGLLVFIMGLIGLYLSLKSLQQNETK; the protein is encoded by the coding sequence ATGATTTCCTTCCATACACTTGACTTTGTATTTTTTCTTTTCCCATTTGTAGTCATTCTCCTTCTTCTTTTTCGTTTTAGATCCAAACAAAAATCCACAAAAGAATACTTTCAAGCGGAAGGAAGTTTATCTTGGTTTGTTGCTGGGACCGCCATGGTTGCCACCACTTTTGCAGCAGACACTCCCCTTGCTGTAACAGAAATTATACGAGGACAAGGGATTGCCGGAAACTGGATTTGGTGGTATATGGCAGTCGGTGGATTTATTACTGTATTCTTTTTTTCTAGATTATGGAAACGTTCAGGTGCATCGACCGATTTAGAACTCATTGGACTGCGATACAGCGGAAAAGAGGCAGATTTTTTAAGAGGGTTTAAAGCCTTCGTCATTGGTTTTTTACTCAACTTAGTCATACTTGGTTGGGTCAATTTGGCGATGCTAAAAATTATTCCAGTTTTTTTTCCAACAATGACTTCTTCTCATATTCTCGTTTATTTATTGTTATTTGGTGTTTTTTACACTTCGATAGCTGGTCTCAGAGGAATATCCTACATCGATGTATTTCAGTTTTTTTTAGCTTGGTTCGGTTGTATCCTTTTTGCTTATTACGCAATAAATCTACCAACTATTGGAGGTGTGGAAGGATTAAAATCGAAACTAAATGAAAACAAAATTCTTTTTTTTCCTAATGGTTTAGAAGGAAGTTTACCATGGGACCATTTCTTAATTCTATTAACAGTTCTTTGGTGGTCTAGTTGGTATCCAGGTTCGGAGCCGGGAGGGGGAGGGTATATTGCTCAGCGAATTTTGGCTACCAAAGATGAAAATGCTGCTTTAAAAGGTTCTCTTTGGTTTGTTGTTGCGCATTATTTTGTTCGTCCATGGCCATGGATTCTAGTCGCATTAGTATCCATTGTTTTATATCCCAATCTTACGGAAGTAGAAAGTGGGAAAGGATTTCTGATGGTCTTACAAGAAGGAATGCCAAATGGAATGATGGGACTAATGCTCAGCGCATTCCTTGCAGCTTATCTTTCCACACTCGCCACTCATTTGAATTGGGGAGCATCTTATTTAGTAAATGACCTCTGGAAACCAATGATACAAAAGGGAAGGTCGGATTCTTATTATTTAAAAGTTTCGTATGGAATTCAAATCATAACAGCTGTTTGTTCCTATTTTTTAGCAGTTTATGGAATGGATACAATAAAAGGGGCCTGGGTTTTTTTATTGGAAGCATCTTCTGGTATTGGATTTATTTTAATTGCAAGGTGGTTTTTTTGGAGAATTTCTGCTTGGACAGAAATTTTTGCATTCATTCTTTCTCCTATTTTATACTTACTCTTTTCTGTGTACTTAAAAATAGGATTTCCATATTCCATTTTATGCACAGCAGTTTCATCCGCTATTGTACTCATTGTATCAACTTACTTTTTGCCAAATACAGATCGGAATGTATTGTTTCAGTTCTACGACAGAACCAAACCCCCATATTTTTTTTGGAAGGGACTATTTGTTACGGAAAAGAATCGCAAACAAATCATTTACCCAAATGAATTGTTTGTTTCTCTTGTTGGAACCATTTCTGGTCTCTTTTT
- the hisF gene encoding imidazole glycerol phosphate synthase subunit HisF, producing the protein MDELTKRVIPCLDIKGGRVVKGVQFVNLIDAGDPVSCAVAYEENKADELCFLDITASSDKRDILLHLVEQVANRLFIPFTVGGGIRTIEDVKAVLNKGADKVSINTSAFQNPKLLKDSSEIYGSQCIVCAIDVKFHPERKRYEVYLNGGRLETGREALDWGREAFEMGAGEILLTSMDKDGTKDGFDITLMKSFTSNLSIPIIASGGAGNPEHMAEVILRGGADAVLAASIFHFGEFSIQETKQTMKEMGIKVRL; encoded by the coding sequence AGAGTCATTCCTTGTTTGGATATCAAAGGAGGAAGGGTAGTCAAAGGTGTTCAATTTGTTAACTTAATTGATGCAGGTGACCCGGTCTCCTGCGCAGTCGCTTACGAAGAAAACAAAGCAGACGAACTTTGTTTTTTGGACATTACTGCCTCTTCCGACAAACGAGATATCCTTCTCCATTTGGTGGAGCAGGTGGCCAATCGACTCTTTATTCCTTTCACAGTTGGTGGAGGAATTCGTACAATAGAGGATGTGAAAGCAGTTTTAAACAAAGGAGCTGACAAAGTTTCGATTAATACTAGCGCTTTTCAAAATCCAAAACTACTAAAAGATTCTAGTGAAATTTATGGATCCCAATGTATTGTCTGTGCGATCGATGTCAAATTTCATCCCGAACGCAAACGGTACGAAGTGTATCTCAATGGTGGACGGTTAGAGACAGGTAGAGAGGCATTGGATTGGGGTAGGGAAGCTTTTGAAATGGGTGCTGGCGAAATTTTACTGACATCAATGGACAAAGATGGTACCAAAGATGGATTTGATATCACACTCATGAAATCTTTTACATCCAATCTTTCCATCCCGATCATTGCATCCGGTGGGGCAGGAAATCCAGAACATATGGCAGAGGTCATTCTCCGAGGGGGAGCAGATGCGGTACTTGCTGCTTCTATTTTTCATTTTGGAGAATTTTCAATCCAAGAAACAAAACAAACAATGAAAGAGATGGGAATCAAAGTGAGATTATGA